The following proteins are encoded in a genomic region of Neurospora crassa OR74A linkage group VI, whole genome shotgun sequence:
- the aod-5 gene encoding alternative oxidase-5 gives MPDDVGPAEAEVSGAVSESDNEYDETEVTTKDDDDEKMAERSVASEGVETNGDQKKKYDPKDPLRPRRKKARRACYACQRAHLTCGDERPCQRCIKRGLAEACQDGVRKKAKYLHDAPPEALRPVLGPNYNPAAAVSVRNGHRHPSNAGSDAGSSIGTFYSQSTQYPVFSSAATQLGSIPENLPFPQQSPVSPTFQPSSNPQLGSIGVSSVSSPMNSFPPALFDPSNPAIFNFNLEGLNFGSQYGAMEFGMLGHMSSGAAETPPRDPSMAQQGTSDVGFNPSGVFGNGLNQFEKVYDNNTGLISDFLTLDAHSNGLYSQGNLQHGLPHAYAIPAGPTSLQSPSTENNSPQPTGFGFESPTATNYTGVPGAAGNQPGSQQPRAQKPKTPALGKLGPQSVLGKRQRDPSSIYEAVKEPFQYVASFHKLISLLQNRFSGASTISIVRSLASIRPSFMSCMKTLNRADLIFMEKSFQRALFEHEEFMHQSPSPAIACRRTGEIAAVNKEFTALTGWTKDVLLGKTLNLNANMGGTNSDTLSISSKGGRGGIVGTTPRLKPLHPEQGTNADSQQQQSQQHKEQPQPVFLAELMDEASVTQFYEDYAQLAFTHSRGTVVRKCRLLKYRTQENMDAAAAAAAAASAPTASGGSGSSNGTVVNGGPDSSPAGKTEKERPTGVNVASNSILSNRVAKIDGEHGISKLERDGKLECSYTWTIKRDVFDIPMIIMINFLPCYYRSHNQLAV, from the exons ATGCCGGACGACGTTGGACCCGCCGAGGCAGAGGTCTCGGGTGCTGTGTCTGAGAGCGACAACGAGTACGACGAAACCGAGGTCACTAccaaggacgacgacgacgaaaagATGGCCGAACGATCCGTTGCTTCCGAAGGTGTCGAAACCAACGGtgaccagaagaagaagtatgACCCCAAGGATCCCTTGCGGCCCAGGAGGAAAAAAGCCCGGAGAGCCTGCTATGCGTGTCAGAGAGCCCATTTGACCTGCG GTGACGAACGACCATGCCAACGGTGCATCAAACGTGGATTAGCTGAAGCTTGCCAGGACGGTGTCCGGAAGAAGGCAAAGTATCTCCACGATGCTCCCCCGGAAGCCTTACGCCCCGTACTTGGACCCAACTACAATCCTGCTGCCGCTGTATCTGTCCGGAATGGCCATCGGCATCCTTCTAACGCTGGGTCGGATGCTGGATCTTCTATTGGTACCTTCTACTCGCAGTCGACTCAGTATCCAGTCTTCTCGTCTGCAGCAACACAATTAGGATCAATACCGGAGAACTTGCCCTTCCCCCAGCAATCTCCCGTATCGCCAACTTTCCAGCCCTCTAGCAACCCTCAGCTCGGTTCTATTGGGGTCAGTTCAGTTTCCAGCCCTATGAATAGCTTCCCTCCAGCGCTATTTGACCCGAGTAATCCTGCCATTTTCAACTTCAATTTGGAGGGACTCAACTTTGGAAGCCAGTACGGCGCCATGGAGTTTGGTATGCTGGGCCACATGTCCTCGGGCGCTGCTGAGACTCCTCCGCGGGATCCGTCCATGGCACAGCAGGGCACTAGTGATGTCGGATTCAACCCCTCTGGAGTCTTTGGAAACGGTCTGAACCAGTTCGAAAAGGTTTATGACAATAACACCGGTTTGATAAGCGACTTCCTGACTCTGGATGCCCATTCCAATGGCTTGTACTCCCAAGGAAACCTCCAACATGGTCTACCGCATGCCTATGCTATCCCCGCTGGTCCCACTAGTCTGCAAAGCCCTAGTACCGAGAACAACAGTCCGCAACCGACAGGATTTGGTTTTGAGTCTCCCACCGCCACCAACTACACGGGGGTTCCAGGTGCTGCAGGAAACCAGCCGGGCTCCCAGCAGCCACGGGCGCAGAAACCAAAGACGCCGGCCTTGGGGAAGCTCGGGCCACAGTCAGTTCTGGGTAAGAGGCAGCGAGATCCATCATCTATCTACGAGGCAGTCAAGGAACCATTCCAATATGTGGCTAGTTTCCACAAGCTCATCAGTCTACTTCAGAACCGATTTTCGGGCGCGAGCACGATCAGCATCGTAAGGTCACTAGCCAGCATTCGCCCATCTTTCATGTCATGTATGAAAACGCTCAACAGGGCCGACCTCATCTTCATGGAGAAAAGCTTCCAGCGTGCCCTTTTCGAGCATGAGGAGTTCATGCACCAATCGCCAAGCCCGGCCATCGCTTGCCGTCGAACCGGCGAAATAGCCGCCGTTAACAAGGAGTTCACGGCGCTAACAGGGTGGACAAAGGATGTGCTTCTTGGGAAGACGCTAAATCTCAATGCGAATATGGGTGGCACTAACTCGGATACTCTTTCCATCAGCAGCAaaggaggcagaggaggCATTGTGGGAACAACACCCAGGCTAAAACCTTTGCATCCAGAACAGGGCACGAACGCCGACAgtcagcaacagcaatcgCAGCAACACAAggaacaaccacaaccggTATTCCTTGCGGAGCTCATGGACGAAGCGAGCGTGACGCAGTTCTACGAAGATTACGCCCAGCTAGCGTTTACACACAGCCGAGGTACAGTGGTGAGAAAATGCCGACTTCTCAAGTACCGCACCCAAGAGAACAtggacgccgccgccgccgcggctgctgctgcttctgctcccACAGCTTCAGGGGGTAGTGGTAGCAGTAACGGCACCGTTGTCAATGGAGGGCCAGATAGCAGCCCAGCCGGAAAGACAGAGAAAGAACGACCGACGGGCGTGAATGTTGCCAGCAATAGTATCTTGAGCAACAGGGTCGCCAAGATCGACGGAGAACACGGTATCTCGAAACTGGAAAGAGATGGTAAGCTAGAATGCAGCTATACGTGGACCATCAAGCGGGATGTGTTTGATATACCCATGATTATCATGATCAAC TTTCTCCCGTGTTACTATCGTAGCCATAACCAGCTAGCTGTATGA